From one Acinetobacter sp. CS-2 genomic stretch:
- a CDS encoding J domain-containing protein: MIDYYQFLNVSNQASSQEIKYAYRKLAQKFHPDRYKAHDAEDKMKFLNEIKDILLSEIKRSEYDEQLRSFITFKKKQESQYSSKSQGEKFSREKAEHDAREDAKKSAREKAEHDAREDAKKSAREKAEHDAREDAKKSAREKAEHDAREDAKKSAKDNKHIFLSSLFIIFLFVIIGSYLKLTSSNTSVQQLEEISVEGNQEIGEDNFIEENQEIEEDNFIEENQQIKERPNIIDQQNTFNEEPNLKEKEPVKQNNLKEKEPVKQNNLKEKEPVKQDNLKEKEPVKQDNLKEKEPVKQNNLKEKELIKQDNLKEKESEKLSISNEDFFS; the protein is encoded by the coding sequence ATGATTGACTATTACCAATTTCTGAATGTATCTAATCAGGCTTCTAGTCAAGAAATAAAATATGCTTATAGAAAGCTGGCTCAAAAATTTCATCCAGATCGCTACAAAGCACATGATGCTGAAGACAAAATGAAATTTTTGAATGAAATAAAAGATATATTATTGAGTGAGATAAAAAGGTCTGAGTATGATGAACAATTGAGATCATTTATCACTTTTAAAAAAAAACAAGAATCGCAATATAGTTCAAAGTCTCAAGGTGAAAAATTTTCTAGAGAAAAGGCAGAACATGATGCCCGAGAAGATGCTAAGAAATCTGCTAGAGAAAAGGCAGAACATGATGCCCGAGAAGATGCTAAGAAATCTGCTAGAGAAAAGGCAGAACATGATGCCCGAGAAGATGCTAAGAAATCTGCTAGAGAAAAGGCAGAACATGATGCCCGAGAAGATGCTAAGAAATCTGCTAAAGATAATAAACATATTTTTCTATCATCATTATTTATAATTTTTTTATTCGTCATTATTGGTAGTTATTTGAAACTAACTTCATCAAATACTTCAGTACAGCAATTAGAAGAAATATCAGTTGAAGGAAACCAAGAGATTGGAGAAGATAATTTTATTGAAGAAAATCAAGAGATTGAAGAGGATAATTTTATTGAAGAAAACCAACAGATTAAAGAAAGACCTAATATCATTGATCAGCAAAATACTTTTAACGAAGAGCCAAATTTAAAAGAAAAAGAGCCTGTTAAGCAGAATAATTTAAAAGAAAAAGAGCCTGTTAAGCAGAATAATTTAAAAGAAAAAGAGCCTGTTAAGCAGGATAATTTAAAAGAAAAAGAGCCTGTTAAGCAGGATAATTTAAAAGAAAAAGAGCCTGTTAAGCAGAATAATTTAAAAGAAAAAGAGCTTATTAAGCAGGATAATTTAAAAGAAAAAGAATCAGAGAAACTTTCAATCAGTAATGAGGATTTTTTTAGTTAA
- a CDS encoding transposase, producing the protein MIRRIKHASTATCTLPIYMGFLMTEPNSISCTQLAETYNISHDSVNRFLEREDYTPHDLYQESIQHIDNNKLIVSIDDTVLDKPYSQHMDLVSYFWSGKHHRSVKGINLITLYATDRNGQNIPINFRIYDKSESKTKNDYFMDMLSEVLSWGAKIQFITGDSWYSSTGNLKTIRKYGIRFMFGIDCNRKVSPEKGQWFQLRLLPDFHQGQVIWLKDFGFVQLFKTQLKEQQRFYIVHQDEDDLLSFEGFHELHSSHWKIEQYHRVIKQVCHIEKFQVRRSKLILNHIFSALMAYVEIQKNQFERIFENIYRWQKKLFRPMIKNFIDDFILDKNHLLPQRIYK; encoded by the coding sequence GTGATCAGACGAATTAAACATGCTTCTACAGCAACTTGTACATTACCCATTTATATGGGCTTTCTCATGACAGAACCGAACTCTATTAGCTGCACACAACTTGCCGAGACTTATAATATCTCGCATGATAGTGTAAATCGCTTTCTAGAGCGTGAAGACTACACACCTCACGACCTATATCAAGAATCAATTCAACATATTGATAATAATAAACTTATAGTCAGTATTGATGATACTGTTTTAGATAAACCATATAGTCAACATATGGACTTGGTTAGCTATTTTTGGTCAGGCAAACACCACCGATCCGTCAAGGGTATTAATCTCATTACCTTGTATGCGACAGATCGAAATGGTCAAAATATTCCAATTAATTTCCGAATTTATGACAAATCTGAAAGTAAAACCAAGAATGATTACTTTATGGATATGTTAAGTGAAGTACTCAGTTGGGGTGCAAAGATTCAATTTATTACAGGTGATAGTTGGTATTCATCGACTGGAAATCTAAAAACCATAAGAAAATATGGTATTCGATTTATGTTTGGTATCGACTGTAACCGTAAGGTTTCCCCAGAAAAAGGACAATGGTTTCAACTGCGCTTATTGCCAGATTTCCATCAGGGTCAAGTGATCTGGCTCAAAGATTTTGGCTTTGTACAATTATTTAAGACTCAGTTAAAAGAACAGCAGAGGTTTTATATTGTGCATCAAGATGAAGATGATTTATTGTCCTTTGAAGGTTTTCATGAATTACATTCAAGTCATTGGAAAATAGAGCAATATCACCGGGTGATTAAACAGGTTTGTCATATTGAAAAGTTTCAAGTAAGACGATCTAAACTGATTTTGAATCATATTTTTTCAGCCTTGATGGCCTACGTTGAGATACAAAAGAACCAGTTTGAGCGGATCTTTGAAAATATATATCGTTGGCAGAAGAAATTATTTAGACCAATGATCAAAAACTTCATTGATGACTTTATTCTCGATAAAAATCATCTGCTACCACAGAGAATCTATAAGTAA